One Schistocerca piceifrons isolate TAMUIC-IGC-003096 chromosome 11, iqSchPice1.1, whole genome shotgun sequence genomic window carries:
- the LOC124720457 gene encoding ankyrin-3-like, with protein MASNRGSLVHAMSELLTRGTGADVTLCVRDGEIEAHSLILAARSPVFAAMLLQHDTEEAASGRVQIPDVEAATMRQLVRYVYTDEVPEGKESAAELLAAADKYGLLLLKEACEDRLLQNLCLENVAECAVLASQHCCSRLLGAAVEVISRDPPEARKTEGWREGVACCPQLMTQISELVEAKISAAKDAALKKWLHEAAERGNVDELPDILAQGVDINCRCENGYTALHKAAKGGDVLAVNWLLEAGADVSARNNWQQTPLHVAAGQGRQGVAMTLLFYGADKDAWDGSGQTALQVAAACGEASVVNLLLRLGADRSAAGYGMTPLQLAQAYNRKTVVGILSGIHPV; from the exons ATGGCCAGTAACAGAGGCAGTTTGGTTCACGCTATGTCCGAGCTCCTGACGAGGGGCACGGGTGCCGACGTTACGCTGTGTGTCCGAGATGGTGAAATAGAGGCGCACAGCTTAATACTCGCCGCCAGGAGCCCGGTCTTCGCAGCTATGTTACTGCAGCACGACACGGAGGAAGCTGCCAGTGGCCGTGTCCAGATACCGGACGTAGAGGCTGCCACTATGCGGCAGCTCGTCCGCTACGTGTACACAGACGAGGTCCCGGAGGGGAAAGAATCTGCGGCAGAGCTACTCGCGGCTGCCGACAAATACGGCCTCCTTCTGCTGAAGGAGGCTTGCGAGGACCGGTTGCTGCAGAATTTGTGTCTAGAAAATGTGGCGGAGTGTGCGGTGCTGGCTTCGCAGCACTGTTGCTCGCGCCTGCTCGGTGCCGCCGTCGAGGTGATCTCCCGGGACCCTCCGGAGGCCCGCAAGACGGAGGGCTGGCGAGAGGGAGTGGCCTGCTGCCCGCAACTGATGACTCAAATCTCGGAGTTGGTTGAAGCGAAAATCAG tGCCGCAAAGGACGCCGCCTTGAAGAAGTGGCTGCACGAAGCTGCAGAACGTGGAAATGTGGACGAACTCCCAGACATACTGGCACAGGGAGTGGACATAAACTGCCGGTGTGAGAACGGTTACACGGCACTTCACAAGGCGGCGAAGGGTGGCGACGTCTTGGCCGTAAACTGGCTGTTGGAGGCGGGTGCCGATGTCAGTGCACGGAATAACTGGCAGCAGACGCCCCTCCACGTAGCAGCGGGACAGGGCAGGCAGGGTGTTGCCATGACCTTGCTGTTTTACGGGGCAGACAAAGACGCGTGGGATGGTAGCGGGCAGACGGCTCTGCAGGTTGCTGCCGCGTGTGGTGAAGCGTCCGTGGTCAACCTGTTGTTGCGGCTGGGAGCGGACCGATCTGCTGCCGGATACGGTATGACGCCTCTACAACTTGCCCAGGCGTACAACAGGAAGACTGTCGTCGGTATTCTGAGTGGTATTCATCCGGTGTAA